From the Natronogracilivirga saccharolytica genome, one window contains:
- a CDS encoding VapE domain-containing protein, translating to MRKWLVALVASAIDPNIVPHQVLLLKSKQGEGKSTFFQNFMPKQLENYMYSGTLDPTNKDTMIHLSECLIINLDELETLTKHKEGALKEIITKSEIRIRKAYGRFSSKLIRRASMCGSVNHTNILHDKTGSRRFLIHDVESIDYQNMSDMDPVYAQAYALYREGFRFWFDTEDNKKVQEHNSRFEVQTVEEELLLEHFERAKPDQPRAERLRATQILECMHGGDLPTGANSASIRLGQALNKHGYHSTRKNGSTYW from the coding sequence CTGCGCAAATGGCTTGTTGCTTTGGTGGCCAGTGCCATTGATCCCAATATAGTACCGCATCAAGTTTTGCTGCTGAAGAGCAAGCAAGGAGAAGGGAAAAGCACCTTTTTTCAAAATTTCATGCCAAAACAACTGGAGAATTACATGTACAGTGGAACACTTGATCCGACAAACAAGGATACCATGATTCATTTATCAGAGTGCTTGATTATCAACCTTGATGAACTGGAAACGCTGACCAAGCACAAAGAAGGAGCGCTGAAGGAAATCATCACAAAATCCGAAATCCGCATCCGTAAAGCCTATGGCCGGTTTTCATCAAAACTGATCAGGCGTGCCAGCATGTGTGGATCGGTCAACCATACCAATATTCTGCATGATAAGACCGGTAGCAGACGGTTTTTAATCCATGATGTCGAATCAATCGATTACCAAAATATGAGTGATATGGACCCGGTCTATGCCCAAGCCTACGCTCTGTATCGAGAGGGATTCCGTTTCTGGTTCGATACCGAGGATAATAAGAAGGTGCAAGAGCACAATAGCAGGTTTGAGGTTCAGACGGTGGAAGAGGAACTGTTGCTTGAACATTTTGAACGCGCTAAGCCCGACCAACCAAGGGCTGAGAGGCTAAGGGCGACACAAATACTTGAGTGTATGCACGGAGGGGATCTACCCACTGGTGCCAACTCTGCCTCTATTCGCCTCGGGCAAGCACTGAATAAACACGGGTATCATTCAACCAGGAAAAATGGAAGCACCTACTGGTGA